Proteins found in one Pseudoxanthomonas sp. SL93 genomic segment:
- a CDS encoding L-serine ammonia-lyase, which produces MAVSTFDLFKIGIGPSSSHTVGPMRAAARFVARWLAEPGRLHDVVRIRAEVFGSLALTGRGHGTDKAVLMGLEGHYPNEIDPDIIPPALERIRGAKQLQLGGTHAIAFDEKRDLLMNKRQKLPYHTNGMRFTAYDAQDEVIATRDYYSVGGGFVVNQDDAASDRIVADETPLPYPFKSGDELLAQCQRSGLSIAQMMFENETCWRSEEEIRDGLRAIWIAMQSCVARGIREEGTLPGGLHVSRRAPALHRELSSKPEAAMRDPLTVLDWVNLYALAVNEENAAGGRVVTAPTNGAAGIIPSVLHYFDRFCPGASEQRVFDFLLTAAAIGILYKENASISGAEVGCQGEVGVACSMAAGGLVAALGGTPSQIENAAEIGMEHNLGLTCDPIGGLVQIPCIERNAMGAVKAINASRMAMRGDGKHKVSLDKVIKTMRDTGRDMQDKYKETSRGGLAVNVIEC; this is translated from the coding sequence ATGGCAGTCAGCACTTTCGACCTTTTCAAGATCGGCATCGGTCCCAGTTCCTCCCACACGGTCGGCCCCATGCGGGCCGCCGCGCGTTTTGTCGCCCGCTGGCTGGCCGAACCCGGCCGCCTGCACGACGTGGTCCGCATCCGCGCCGAAGTCTTCGGCTCGCTGGCGCTGACCGGCCGCGGCCACGGCACAGACAAGGCCGTGCTGATGGGGCTGGAGGGCCATTACCCGAACGAGATCGACCCCGACATCATTCCGCCCGCGCTGGAACGCATCCGCGGTGCGAAGCAGCTGCAGCTGGGCGGCACGCATGCGATCGCCTTCGACGAGAAGCGCGACCTGCTGATGAACAAGCGGCAGAAGCTGCCCTACCACACCAACGGCATGCGGTTCACCGCCTACGACGCGCAGGATGAGGTGATCGCCACGCGCGACTACTACTCGGTGGGCGGCGGCTTCGTGGTGAACCAGGATGATGCCGCCTCGGACCGCATCGTTGCCGACGAGACGCCGCTGCCCTATCCGTTCAAGAGCGGCGACGAACTGCTGGCCCAGTGCCAGCGCAGCGGGTTGAGCATCGCCCAGATGATGTTCGAGAACGAAACCTGCTGGCGCAGCGAGGAAGAGATCCGCGACGGCCTGCGCGCCATCTGGATCGCCATGCAGTCATGCGTGGCACGCGGCATCCGCGAGGAAGGCACCCTGCCCGGCGGCCTGCACGTGTCGAGGCGCGCACCGGCGCTGCACCGCGAACTGTCCAGCAAGCCGGAAGCGGCGATGCGCGACCCGCTGACGGTGCTGGACTGGGTCAACCTGTACGCCTTGGCGGTGAACGAGGAAAACGCCGCGGGTGGCCGCGTGGTCACCGCGCCCACCAACGGCGCGGCCGGCATCATTCCCTCGGTGCTGCACTACTTCGACCGCTTCTGCCCCGGCGCCAGCGAGCAGCGCGTGTTCGACTTCCTGCTGACCGCCGCCGCCATCGGCATTCTCTACAAGGAGAACGCCAGCATCAGCGGTGCCGAAGTCGGCTGCCAGGGCGAAGTAGGCGTGGCGTGCTCGATGGCTGCCGGCGGCCTGGTCGCCGCGCTCGGCGGCACCCCCAGCCAGATCGAGAACGCCGCCGAGATCGGCATGGAACACAACCTGGGCCTGACCTGCGACCCAATCGGCGGGCTGGTGCAGATCCCGTGCATCGAGCGCAACGCGATGGGCGCGGTGAAGGCGATCAACGCCAGCCGCATGGCCATGCGCGGCGACGGCAAGCACAAGGTGAGCCTGGACAAGGTCATCAAGACCATGCGCGACACCGGCCGCGACATGCAGGACAAGTACAAGGAAACCAGTCGCGGCGGACTGGCGGTGAACGTCATCGAGTGCTGA
- a CDS encoding glutaredoxin family protein: MPLILYQRDDCHLCDLALEVLAQARVPEFDSVFIDGDDALEARYGVRVPVVRRSDTGMELDWPFDADTVRALL; encoded by the coding sequence ATGCCCCTGATCCTCTACCAGCGCGACGATTGCCATCTCTGCGACCTCGCGCTGGAAGTACTGGCGCAGGCCCGGGTACCCGAGTTCGACAGCGTGTTCATCGACGGCGATGACGCCCTGGAGGCGCGGTATGGCGTGCGGGTTCCCGTGGTGCGTCGGAGCGACACGGGCATGGAACTCGACTGGCCGTTCGATGCCGATACCGTGCGTGCATTGCTGTAG
- a CDS encoding YceI family protein has translation MLPMKLSDRARVALAFLLLASAPAIAADYVQAPGSSLVFASNYQGETFTGRFGSFATTTNFDPKQLAASRLDVVIQLAGTKTGNGDRDETLSTADFFNVAKFAQARYTASKFRALGGNQYAADGTLTLRGVSKPVTLTFTWTPGAQPVLSGKATVKRLDFGVGGGEWADTATLPNDVAISTKVVFKPR, from the coding sequence ATGCTCCCGATGAAACTGTCTGACCGCGCGCGCGTCGCGCTTGCCTTCCTGCTGCTGGCCAGCGCGCCGGCGATCGCCGCCGATTACGTGCAGGCGCCCGGCTCTTCGCTGGTGTTCGCCAGCAACTACCAGGGCGAGACGTTCACCGGCAGGTTCGGCAGTTTCGCCACCACGACGAACTTCGACCCCAAGCAGCTGGCGGCCTCGCGACTGGATGTGGTGATCCAGCTTGCCGGCACCAAGACCGGCAACGGTGACCGCGACGAAACGTTGTCGACCGCCGATTTCTTCAATGTCGCCAAGTTCGCGCAGGCGCGCTACACGGCCAGCAAGTTCCGCGCGCTGGGCGGCAACCAGTACGCCGCCGACGGCACGCTGACCCTACGCGGCGTCAGCAAGCCGGTCACGCTGACCTTCACCTGGACCCCCGGCGCCCAGCCGGTGCTCAGTGGCAAGGCCACGGTCAAGCGCCTCGATTTCGGCGTTGGCGGTGGCGAATGGGCCGACACCGCGACCCTGCCGAATGACGTGGCGATCAGCACGAAGGTCGTGTTCAAGCCACGTTGA
- a CDS encoding cytochrome b codes for MTLKNTDERWGAISQAFHWLIVVLILVMAYLGLTMGDLPNGPRKINIYALHKSIGLTILALVALRVAWRLYAGAPAPVPGTPTWQQRIASVTHGLLYALLFAIPVSGWVLNSAAGYPLQWFKLFNLPAITGRSEAVHEAAEGAHEFLFWVLVALVLAHAAAALYHHLFQNDATLRRMLPARRTVATPAPASPSPSQDAPDETV; via the coding sequence ATGACCCTCAAGAACACCGACGAGCGCTGGGGCGCGATCAGCCAGGCATTCCATTGGCTGATCGTAGTGTTGATCCTGGTGATGGCGTACCTGGGCCTGACCATGGGTGACCTGCCCAACGGCCCGCGCAAGATCAACATCTATGCGCTGCACAAGTCCATCGGACTGACCATCCTGGCGCTGGTCGCACTGCGCGTGGCGTGGCGCCTGTATGCAGGTGCGCCGGCGCCGGTGCCCGGCACGCCGACCTGGCAGCAGCGCATCGCGTCGGTGACGCACGGGCTGCTGTACGCGCTGCTGTTCGCGATCCCGGTGTCCGGCTGGGTGCTGAACTCTGCCGCGGGCTATCCGCTGCAGTGGTTCAAGCTGTTCAACCTGCCGGCGATCACCGGCCGCAGCGAGGCCGTGCACGAGGCCGCGGAAGGTGCGCACGAATTCCTGTTCTGGGTGCTGGTTGCCCTGGTACTTGCGCATGCCGCGGCCGCGCTCTACCACCACCTGTTCCAGAACGACGCCACGCTACGGCGCATGCTGCCCGCCCGACGCACGGTGGCCACGCCGGCACCGGCTTCTCCTTCCCCCTCCCAGGATGCTCCCGATGAAACTGTCTGA
- a CDS encoding YceI family protein, whose amino-acid sequence MFALPAPRRARPRTGFAARLLCGLVLAFSSLPALARTEGAAEYQLDPVHTRVMFAVEHAGFSRALGTVSGSTGTLVFDEADWTHARLEATVPMARVDLGDAKWNEATLARSLLDAEEHPTARFVSTRVEPVDARRATVYGTLTLRGVSREVKLDVTLNAVKRHPMPPFRRTAGFSATTRISRADFGITAWKSVIGDDVELRIEAEATYGGKADREETATGNEDIPPATPEPTP is encoded by the coding sequence ATGTTCGCCCTCCCCGCCCCCCGTCGCGCTCGTCCACGCACCGGCTTCGCTGCCCGACTGCTGTGCGGCCTGGTGCTGGCGTTTTCGTCGCTGCCTGCACTGGCCCGCACGGAAGGCGCCGCCGAGTACCAGCTGGACCCGGTGCATACGCGGGTGATGTTCGCGGTGGAGCATGCCGGTTTTTCGCGCGCCCTCGGCACCGTCTCAGGTAGTACGGGCACGCTGGTGTTCGACGAGGCGGACTGGACGCATGCGCGCCTGGAAGCCACCGTACCGATGGCGCGCGTGGACCTGGGCGATGCCAAATGGAATGAAGCCACGCTGGCGCGTTCGCTGCTGGACGCGGAAGAACACCCCACTGCGCGCTTCGTGTCCACGCGTGTGGAACCGGTCGATGCGCGCCGCGCCACGGTGTATGGCACGTTGACCCTGCGTGGCGTGTCCCGTGAAGTGAAGCTCGACGTCACCCTGAATGCCGTCAAGCGCCACCCGATGCCGCCCTTCCGGCGCACGGCAGGTTTTTCCGCCACCACCCGCATCAGCCGCGCGGACTTCGGCATCACCGCCTGGAAATCGGTGATCGGCGACGACGTCGAACTGCGCATCGAAGCCGAAGCCACCTACGGCGGCAAGGCCGACCGGGAAGAAACCGCGACCGGCAACGAAGACATTCCACCCGCCACCCCGGAGCCGACGCCATGA
- a CDS encoding ATP-binding protein, whose protein sequence is MTMRAWWLVLCLLCAPAWATVPEIPRFRLLGAADGLPSTTIPALARDRSGYLWIATWDGLARYDGLQFKVWRHDPADPASLPGNVVQALHIDAADHVWVATENGGLSVMEKDRKGFRHYRQAAHPEMGSDDVFAITSRGTDIWFGTFGGGLHKLSAGGRITRFAATEGSGDGLPSDNVLSLAFDARGVLWIGTMAGLARLEAGAVHRHPLPGGDDLIIYSVTADGSALWVGASDGMHRWLPEGRWVTPAWSSMFARPNAVIAMVSDGRGEYWLASQGGLWRTEGEGAPAPVNYDQQGVGIGRVLQTVLMLPDGGLWVPVPTRGLAYLRPDWRRIAAFSPAQGLGGGLYRGLSQAGDHALWLASSTGKVERLDTRTGEISPLGHHEALLGEMRLTSALQDSQGKLWIGHRTGLLRIDPASGALQQWSQQGADATPDGTSVDWLVEGQDGSLWLVTQMGSVQRRDLRTGAVLDTLLRDPEDGTSLPATEAIVRAPDGSVWLAGEAGLLRWDSATHRFAAVPAMGRERVFSFAFEHADRLWLHRLTGVEAWRRDGVRGWVRERRIGVDEGLPAVESTGLQVDPQRRVWLGTRRGVFRIDPNLRGSRALLRNFSVRDGMISQELNDRGLLMTRDGLLAGTAADGSVMLIDTHLPDPAPVTPSLVLDNLQVSRGDEVMHFPGQDGLELTPQDHELQVSMRLLSYEDPLANRYRSLLEGFDSGWVDQGASGERVFSALAPGRYLLRLQAFDAAGNASREIHLRFRVLPPWWRSPWGIALFSLLGVLLLLALGAAYRRRVRRRSAWQLAEHKREVAEQASLAKTRFLATLGHEIRTPMTGVLGMTELLQSTSLNTRQRGYADSIQRAGTHLLRLVNDALDLARIEAGKLELQQIDFDLHVLLHDVVALMAPVAAKRGLAFHDAIAADVPQRVIGDPLRVRQILLNLLGNAIKFTEAGHVSMRVFPLAPQGLRIEVGDTGPGINAEQQARLFQRFEQAEGARTTARYGGSGLGLAICQELALAMGGRISVESVPGKGTRFFVDLPGLVDVKGSATVMPKAVPVVASQQALHILLVEDDPTVAEVVAGLLRGRGHAVTHVPHGLAALTEVDQARFDLAFLDLDLPGLDGIALAAQLRQRGFTAPLVALTARTDADAEPQALKAGFDSFVRKPVTGDMLVEAIAAVLGQSPFPSPPGEDARGRETEA, encoded by the coding sequence ATGACGATGCGTGCGTGGTGGTTGGTCCTGTGCCTGCTGTGTGCACCGGCATGGGCCACGGTGCCCGAGATCCCGCGGTTCCGCCTGCTGGGTGCGGCCGATGGATTGCCGTCCACGACCATCCCTGCGCTGGCGCGCGACCGTTCCGGCTATCTGTGGATCGCGACCTGGGATGGCCTGGCCCGCTACGACGGCCTGCAGTTCAAGGTGTGGCGCCACGATCCCGCGGACCCCGCTTCGCTGCCGGGCAACGTGGTGCAGGCATTGCACATCGACGCCGCCGATCACGTCTGGGTGGCAACCGAGAATGGCGGCCTCAGCGTGATGGAAAAGGATCGCAAGGGTTTCCGCCACTACCGCCAGGCCGCTCATCCGGAGATGGGCAGCGATGACGTGTTCGCCATCACCAGCCGCGGCACCGACATCTGGTTCGGCACGTTCGGTGGCGGCCTGCACAAGCTCTCGGCCGGGGGGCGCATCACCCGGTTCGCGGCCACGGAAGGGTCCGGCGACGGCCTGCCGTCGGACAACGTGCTGTCGCTGGCGTTCGACGCGCGCGGCGTGTTGTGGATCGGCACGATGGCCGGTCTGGCCCGCCTTGAAGCGGGCGCCGTGCATCGCCATCCGCTGCCGGGTGGTGATGATCTGATCATCTATTCGGTCACCGCCGACGGTAGTGCGCTGTGGGTCGGTGCTTCCGATGGCATGCATCGCTGGCTGCCGGAGGGACGCTGGGTGACGCCAGCGTGGTCGTCGATGTTCGCGCGCCCCAACGCCGTCATCGCGATGGTCAGCGACGGGCGCGGCGAATACTGGCTCGCGAGCCAGGGCGGGTTGTGGCGTACCGAAGGCGAAGGCGCGCCGGCGCCGGTCAACTACGACCAGCAGGGCGTCGGCATCGGTCGTGTGCTGCAGACGGTGCTGATGCTGCCCGACGGCGGATTGTGGGTGCCGGTGCCTACCCGGGGCCTGGCCTATCTGCGCCCGGACTGGCGGCGCATCGCGGCGTTCTCGCCAGCGCAGGGTCTGGGCGGCGGCCTCTACCGCGGCCTGTCGCAGGCGGGGGACCATGCGCTGTGGCTGGCCAGCAGCACCGGCAAGGTGGAGCGGCTGGATACGCGCACCGGTGAGATTTCCCCGTTGGGGCACCACGAAGCGTTGCTGGGCGAAATGCGCCTCACCTCGGCCCTGCAGGACAGCCAGGGCAAACTCTGGATCGGCCATCGCACCGGTCTGCTGCGCATCGATCCTGCCAGCGGCGCATTGCAGCAGTGGTCGCAGCAGGGTGCGGACGCCACGCCCGATGGCACGTCGGTGGACTGGCTGGTCGAAGGGCAGGACGGCAGCCTCTGGCTGGTGACCCAGATGGGCAGCGTGCAGCGCCGCGACCTGCGCACGGGTGCCGTGCTGGACACGTTGCTGCGCGACCCCGAGGACGGCACATCGCTGCCGGCCACCGAGGCCATCGTGCGTGCACCCGATGGCAGCGTGTGGCTGGCGGGCGAAGCCGGCCTGCTGCGCTGGGACAGTGCGACGCACCGCTTCGCCGCGGTACCGGCGATGGGCCGCGAGCGGGTGTTTTCGTTCGCGTTCGAACATGCCGACCGCCTGTGGCTGCATCGCCTGACCGGCGTGGAAGCGTGGCGACGCGATGGCGTGCGCGGCTGGGTGCGCGAACGCCGCATCGGCGTGGACGAGGGACTGCCCGCGGTGGAGTCGACAGGCCTGCAGGTGGATCCGCAGCGCAGGGTCTGGCTGGGTACGCGCCGCGGCGTCTTCCGCATCGATCCCAACCTGCGGGGGTCGCGCGCGCTGCTGCGCAACTTCAGCGTGCGCGACGGCATGATCAGTCAGGAGCTCAACGACCGCGGCCTGCTGATGACGCGCGACGGCCTGCTGGCCGGTACGGCCGCCGACGGCTCGGTGATGCTGATCGATACGCACCTGCCCGATCCCGCCCCGGTCACGCCCAGCCTGGTGCTGGACAACCTGCAGGTGAGCCGCGGCGACGAGGTGATGCACTTCCCCGGCCAAGATGGACTGGAACTGACGCCGCAGGACCACGAACTGCAGGTCAGCATGCGCCTGCTGAGCTACGAAGACCCGCTGGCCAACCGCTACCGCTCGCTGCTGGAAGGCTTCGATTCCGGCTGGGTGGACCAGGGCGCCAGCGGCGAGCGCGTGTTCTCGGCACTCGCGCCAGGTCGTTATCTGCTACGCCTGCAGGCGTTCGACGCGGCCGGCAATGCCTCGCGCGAGATCCACCTGCGCTTCCGCGTGTTGCCGCCCTGGTGGCGCAGCCCGTGGGGCATCGCCCTGTTCTCGCTGCTGGGCGTGCTGCTGCTGCTGGCGCTGGGTGCGGCGTACCGCCGGCGCGTACGCCGTCGCAGCGCGTGGCAGCTGGCGGAACACAAGCGCGAAGTGGCCGAACAGGCTTCGCTGGCGAAGACGCGCTTCCTTGCCACGCTCGGCCACGAGATCCGCACGCCGATGACCGGCGTGCTGGGCATGACCGAACTGCTGCAGTCCACGTCGCTGAACACCCGGCAGCGTGGCTATGCCGACTCCATCCAGCGCGCGGGCACCCACCTGCTGAGGCTGGTCAACGACGCGCTGGACCTGGCGAGGATCGAGGCCGGCAAGCTGGAGTTGCAGCAGATCGACTTCGACCTGCACGTGCTGCTGCATGACGTGGTCGCACTGATGGCACCGGTGGCGGCCAAGCGGGGCCTGGCCTTCCACGACGCCATCGCCGCGGACGTGCCGCAGCGGGTGATCGGGGATCCGTTGCGCGTGCGACAGATCCTGCTGAACCTGCTGGGCAATGCCATCAAGTTCACCGAAGCCGGGCACGTGTCGATGCGGGTGTTCCCGCTGGCGCCTCAGGGCCTGCGCATCGAAGTGGGCGACACTGGGCCGGGCATCAACGCCGAGCAGCAGGCGCGGCTGTTCCAGCGTTTCGAACAGGCCGAAGGCGCGCGCACCACGGCGCGCTACGGCGGCAGCGGCCTGGGGCTGGCGATCTGCCAGGAACTGGCGCTGGCGATGGGGGGGCGCATCAGCGTGGAAAGCGTGCCGGGCAAGGGCACGCGCTTCTTCGTCGACCTGCCGGGACTGGTCGACGTGAAGGGGTCTGCGACCGTGATGCCCAAGGCGGTGCCTGTCGTCGCCTCGCAGCAGGCGCTGCATATCCTGCTGGTGGAAGACGACCCCACGGTCGCCGAGGTCGTCGCGGGTCTGTTGCGCGGACGCGGGCATGCGGTGACGCATGTGCCGCACGGCCTGGCCGCGTTGACCGAAGTGGACCAGGCGAGATTCGATCTGGCGTTCCTCGATCTGGACCTGCCCGGGCTGGATGGCATCGCGCTGGCGGCGCAGTTGCGACAGCGCGGCTTCACCGCGCCGCTGGTGGCGTTGACCGCCCGCACCGATGCCGATGCCGAGCCGCAGGCGCTGAAGGCGGGGTTCGACAGTTTCGTGCGCAAGCCCGTCACCGGCGACATGCTGGTCGAAGCGATCGCGGCGGTGCTGGGCCAATCCCCGTTTCCGTCGCCGCCCGGTGAGGATGCGCGCGGGCGGGAGACGGAGGCCTGA